GTCTACTTCCTCCCCCATTTAAACTGGAGTGGAATCAAAGGGCATGGGATACCGTAAGGCAAAGGCGATAAGGAATCTGAGTCTCGGTAAAAGGCTGGCTCTTAGTATTGTGGCGCTCATAAGCGTGGCCACACTTCTTTTAGGTCTGTATGGCTCACGCCTTACAGAAAGGTTTATGAACGAGCGTTTTGAAGATAGGATGGCCTTTTTGGCAAGATATCTTGCACTAAATTCAGAGCTTGGAATCCTCATCGGTGATCACAGGATGTTGGAAAAGCTTGCCAAAAATCTTTTGTCTGAAAAAGACGTCAAGGGGGTGGAGGTAAGAGATTCAAAGGGCCAAATCCTGGTGTCAGTGGGAGAAACAAAAAACCAAGGCTTAAATGAAACTGTATACCCAGTGATCCTGAGGCAGGAAGAAGAAGAACTAGTATTCAGTAAAAATGAAAGGCTTAGAGAGACAAAGATCGGATCGATCCACCTATTTTATTCTGCGGAAAGTATAGAAGAGGTAGTGAAAGACTTTAAAGCAAAGACCCTCATAGCAGCTCTTTTCCTTTTGATAACCAGCGCTTTTATAGCGATCCTAATCTCCAGGGCATTGACATCTCCCTTAAAATCTCTTGCTGAGGCTGCCAGAGAAGTTGCAAAAGGGAGCCTAGACATTCGAGTCAAAGGTGGAACACTCCCCGAGACCAGAGAACTGGCCATGGCCTTTAATAACATGTTAACTGCCCTTGAAGAGAGCAGACACACCCTCGAGGCTACATACCAAGAGATGATTCAGCAAAAGGCCCTGGCAGAGGTGGGCGAATTTGCATTCACTGTTGCCCATGAAATAAAAAATCCCTTGGGGATAATACAGGGGGCCTTAGATATCATACAAAAGCCTGAAGCAGGGGAAGATACAAAAAAGACAATGATTGAATACCTCAAAGAGGAACTCATACGTTTAAATAGAATTATCCAAGACTTCTTAGAATTTTCCAGGCCTAGAGAACCAAAACTATCAAGTCAGAATCTAGGAGATCTCATAGACTCTATAGTGAAAAAAGCTATAGTTGAGTGGGAGCCTAAGGGGGTTGAAATAAAATTTCAAAATACAACCCACGACATCTATGGACGAGTGGACGCAGATCTTCTAAACCAGGCCCTCTTAAATCTGATAAAGAACGCCTGCGAAGCTTGCGAAAAAGATATTTCACCGTGTGTGATAATCACTGCTGAATTAAAAGGTAAATTTTATGAAATCAGTATTGAAGATAATGGTCCTGGCATACCAGAAGATATCAAAGACAAGATCTTTGAGCCTTTCTTTACCACAAAAGCCAAGGGAACTGGCCTCGGACTGGCATTGGTAAAACGTGTAATAGAACTGCACGGTGGTTCAATTATAATCTCTGGCAAAGAAGGCCTTGGCACCATCGTTACTTTGAGGCTTCCCATCACCCAAACCCAATTGGGTGACTCAGGTGCCAGCCAGACATATATAATAGCAGGGGCATAGAGTAGGAGGGTAATGACCTATGGCATACATCCTCGTAGTTGATGACGAATCAAAGATGCGACACATCCTGAGAATAATGCTTGAACTCAAGGGCCACAAGGTAAAAGAGGCCAGTAATGGTAGT
The Dissulfuribacter thermophilus genome window above contains:
- a CDS encoding sensor histidine kinase, whose product is MGYRKAKAIRNLSLGKRLALSIVALISVATLLLGLYGSRLTERFMNERFEDRMAFLARYLALNSELGILIGDHRMLEKLAKNLLSEKDVKGVEVRDSKGQILVSVGETKNQGLNETVYPVILRQEEEELVFSKNERLRETKIGSIHLFYSAESIEEVVKDFKAKTLIAALFLLITSAFIAILISRALTSPLKSLAEAAREVAKGSLDIRVKGGTLPETRELAMAFNNMLTALEESRHTLEATYQEMIQQKALAEVGEFAFTVAHEIKNPLGIIQGALDIIQKPEAGEDTKKTMIEYLKEELIRLNRIIQDFLEFSRPREPKLSSQNLGDLIDSIVKKAIVEWEPKGVEIKFQNTTHDIYGRVDADLLNQALLNLIKNACEACEKDISPCVIITAELKGKFYEISIEDNGPGIPEDIKDKIFEPFFTTKAKGTGLGLALVKRVIELHGGSIIISGKEGLGTIVTLRLPITQTQLGDSGASQTYIIAGA